GCCGGTCGTCGTGGAATCGGGTGATGCCGCGGAGGCGATCGCCGGTGAGCGTGAGCACGATCACCCCTGCGGGTGGTTCGACGGCGCCGGCAAGACGCCACGTGAACGCCGGCTGCCCGTTGGCGCGGGTCGGGCGCAACTCGAAGCGCCGATCCGCGCGCCATGCGGCGCTCGCCCGCAGGAATGCGGCGATCGCCGTGGCGCCGTGGTACTCGTGCGGCGCGGGCGGCATGGCCAGCCACGCGTCGTCGGTGAGCAGGGTGACCAGTGTGTCGATGTCGTCGGTGGTGAAGGCCTCGGCGAAGCGGTGGACCAGGTGGCGCTCCTGTGCCGACCCCGGCGCGGGCGGTTCGGCTCGGGCGTCGCCGCGGTGCCGGCCGAGAGCGGTCCGTGCCCGCTGCAGCAGTCCTTTGACGGCGGTCGGTGTGGTGTCGAGCATCGGCGCGGCCGCGCCGAGCGGGTAGCCGAGCACGTCGCAGAGCACCAGGGCGGCGGCCTGCCGCGGCGGGAGCCGCTGGAGCGCGGCGACGAACGCCAGCTCGATCGCCTCCCGTGTCGCGTAGCGCGCCTCGGGGCCGGGCTCAGCGTCGGGCACGTGCTCCAGCAGCGTGTCCGGGTACGGCTGGAGCCACGGCACGTCGCCGTGGCGGCTGGGCTCGGGCGGCTGGAACGGCGGGCGGGGTTCGGGCGGGATCCGCCGGCCGCGGTCGCGCAGCGCGTTGAGGCAGCGGTTGGTGGCGATGCGGTACAGCCACGACCGCACCGACGCGCGATGTTGGAAGCCGTCCAAGCCGCGCCAGGCCGCCAGCAGCGTCTCCTGCAGCACGTCCTCCGCGTCGGTCAGCGAGCCGAGCAGCCGGTAGCAGTGCAACAGCAACTCGTGCCGGTACGCCGGGATCAGCTCATCGAACGCGATTTCCGCCACGACCGTTCCGTTCTGCGGCTCGCCGGTGTCGTAAGAGGTGACACCGGAAGGAGACATCATGACCAACCCAGCATTGCAGATCGCGCTCGCCTACCACCGCGCGTGGACCGGTAAGGACCTCGACCTGGCGTTGACGTACCTCGCCGACGAGGTGGTGTGCGACGCCCCGGCGGGACGGATCGTCGGCATCGAGGCGTACCGGGACTTCCTGGCGCCCTTCGCCGAGCGGCTCCTCATCAGCGTGGAGATGATCGCCGCGTTCGGGGATGACAGCACGGCCGTGCTCGTGTACGACACCGAGACGATCCCGGCCAAGAGCGCACCGGCGGCCGAATGCGTCACGGTCCGAGACGGGAAGATCGTCTACAACCGCTTCGTGTTCGACCGCACGCCGTTCGACGAGTTCCGCCGCCGGCAGGAGCCGGCCCGTCCGTAGCACGCGGAGGGAGGAGCAAGCGGTGGCGTACGACGAGGTGTTGGCCAGCCGGGTGGAGGACCTGCTCGGCGGCCGGCCGGACGTGACACGGCGGCGGATGTTCGGCGGGCTCGTGTGGCTGGTGTGCGGCAACATGGCCATCGCCGTACGGGGCGAGGGCGGCCTGCTGGTGCGGATCGCCCCTGACGACCACGACGCGATGCTCGCCGAGGCCGGCACCGCCGCGATGGTCATGCGCGGCCGGCTGATGGTCGGCTGGATCACCGCGACTCCGGAGGCCTGCGCCACGCCGCCGGACCTGGCCAGGTGGGTGCGGCGGAGCCTGACCTACGCTCGGACCCTGCCGCCGAAGTGACGGCCGCGACCACGTGGGGAGCCGCGGCGCAGGCCGCGGCTCCCGGCAACCAACGCGAACGATCTCCACCCCATCGCCGCCTGGCCGACCGGCCTCCCGAAAGGACCTAACCGGTGGGGCATCCTCGGTCGGGGTTGTCCTCGGGCAGTTCCTCCGGACCCGCCACGACCGTCGCCTTGCCCGGTTCCGTGAGGT
This window of the Nonomuraea africana genome carries:
- a CDS encoding TfoX/Sxy family protein: MAYDEVLASRVEDLLGGRPDVTRRRMFGGLVWLVCGNMAIAVRGEGGLLVRIAPDDHDAMLAEAGTAAMVMRGRLMVGWITATPEACATPPDLARWVRRSLTYARTLPPK
- a CDS encoding RNA polymerase subunit sigma-70, translated to MMSPSGVTSYDTGEPQNGTVVAEIAFDELIPAYRHELLLHCYRLLGSLTDAEDVLQETLLAAWRGLDGFQHRASVRSWLYRIATNRCLNALRDRGRRIPPEPRPPFQPPEPSRHGDVPWLQPYPDTLLEHVPDAEPGPEARYATREAIELAFVAALQRLPPRQAAALVLCDVLGYPLGAAAPMLDTTPTAVKGLLQRARTALGRHRGDARAEPPAPGSAQERHLVHRFAEAFTTDDIDTLVTLLTDDAWLAMPPAPHEYHGATAIAAFLRASAAWRADRRFELRPTRANGQPAFTWRLAGAVEPPAGVIVLTLTGDRLRGITRFHDDRLPRHFESSLADQAS
- a CDS encoding nuclear transport factor 2 family protein, which encodes MTNPALQIALAYHRAWTGKDLDLALTYLADEVVCDAPAGRIVGIEAYRDFLAPFAERLLISVEMIAAFGDDSTAVLVYDTETIPAKSAPAAECVTVRDGKIVYNRFVFDRTPFDEFRRRQEPARP